The Cryptococcus neoformans var. grubii H99 chromosome 8, complete sequence DNA window CTAGAAGTGCTAAACTTGCATGGTGAGTATTGGTTACTGAGTTCCAACAGATTGCTCTTGACTGACAAGAAAGGTTCAGCGAGAGCACTGCTATACCCATTCCCGCCGACCTCTGTTCGGTGCTCAAAACTTCAGGACCATACACAGCTAGTAAAGGGATATAGGTCCAGCCGTACGCGCCGTAGAAGAGGATTAAGAAAGCGATGGCACCCTTTGCCCCCGCTTGATTagagtcggaagaaggaacagTTGCGGCTCCATGGGTAGCTATAGCCGAGCACATCATAGCAAAAGCCAGGCAAGTCGCGCAGGCGGTCGTACCTGCAATAAGCATGGGGCGGCGTCCGAGGCTATCGGAGCAATAGGTCCCAATAAGAGCCATTATCAGTCCTGAGAGTGTTGACGCGAGTCTGGGGATATGTTGTGAGTTATGATGGTCCTCACACCTATATTCTCAATGGGACTCACGTCATGCATAGCTGTGCTCGGACGCTAGAAATACCAACTGTTAATAGGGGAATCAGCAAATAAGGGAGAGATCTATCTGTGATAAAAACGCACTTTACTGATAGAGATTTGGGAGCTACAAGGTGTCAGTGATGCATTTCGATGATCGTCATGTTGCTCACAAACAGCATTCTGGAATACAGTTCGGCAACAGCAGCTGTAAGTACACCCTTTACGTCCCTCCTTTCACAATGATTGAGGCACACTTACAATGTATTTCCTACCAGCTACCATTACCCATTATTAGCAACTTTGTCCACGCTCTTGGTGGTCGCTCAACGCACTGTGCTGAACACACCCATTAACAGGGTTAACATCAATCGatatctctttcctcttgtGTTCATCATACTCGAAAAATTCCAAGTCTTGTTAGTTGCTATTTTTAGTGATTCCGCAATTTGCTCCAACTCTCTTGCCACGAAGGGAGTGAAATTTCCGTTGCCATGATATTCGATAAGAATTTCTCGTGCTCGATTGTGATGTCCATGGGCGTATAACCTGATCTAGTATCAATTTTCAATGCCAGAGAGTACGAGGATGCGGAAAGCCGACCTCACCATCTTGGAGATTctggaaggagaaagatgaagaggggcTATAAAGGTTCTATGGATAAATGTTGGTCGGTGACTTTGCTTTATTTCTTCACCCGGACGTACGGAAACCCTAACTGACTGTGAAAGTAAGGTCAGCGCGAGGCGAATCACTTTAAATCAGCcacatacatatatatcGGCAATCTCCAACCCTTGCTTGAATCGATTTCATTCGTGAATATAGAGATTATGGTGGCTAAAGCGCTTCCAACCACTTTTGCGATCATGTCAACCATGCCACATTACGTACAATCAGCCTTGCCTGGAGAACTCACACCACGAACTAGAACATTCACATTTCCGTCAGCACTACACACATCTTCAGTTAGGGAGAGTATAGTCACGTGTTAAAAAGGCCTAAAAAGGGATGGTTCGAGTCAAGACATTTCTTGAAGAACGCATCACCACCACTCACCAGCAATTAGGCCACGGTTGAGAGAAGGAGCCAGCTCCACGACATACGGAGCAGCCGCTATAGAAATCACCATCAATGTTCACGATGGTACTGCTGCCGAATTAAAAATTAAAATGCTTACCTGGCTGGAACATACCAACAGCGCTACCCAGTAAACCTCTTCCAGTTAGCAACGTCCCAAAATTTCGAGCGGTCGATACGAGGGATGTGCCGCAAATGGCGATCAAAGAACCTAAGGGGAGTTTAGTGAAACCATGACTGTCATGCTGACAAGAGGTTGCTGATGATACTGACAAATGAACATTCCACCTCTTCGACCAAATTTGTCCGCCTGCATGAAATCAACCAAACGGCCATAGAATTATTCTTGTCCAAAGACTTACGAGAATAGGACCAAGCCAGAAAGTGCCGCAAGCTCCTATAGGCCACATGGCAAATACAATCTGCAGTGAGCCGAGTCAATTAGTCCATCCCATCTTGCTTGGCCCAATACTTACACCTGTGGAAGCCTAATATTGACCGGGTTCAGCCACTGATCGGGTAACCGGACGCATAACATTATACTGACCCCTCCATTACCAAAACTCCAGTAAGCCTTGAAAGTATCCATGGCGCTGTACACTCTTTCAGCATAGGACAGCCAACCTGCAATCTTAATATACCCACTTCATCGCGGTCATCGCGCTTACCGCGTACCTACGGCCAAACATTCAGCAACTACGACGCATTagcgaggaagatgaagtgaGTACCCAGACATGATCGTCGATGTGAGGGCGATCAAACAGATAGTATAGAGCTTGAGCATCCCACGGGATAACAGGTCGATAGCGGGATCTGTATGTCTGTCAGTGAGGTTATGGTTAGTCTGGTCTGCCTACCGTCATCGGCTACGATACGTCGTTCAATGGATGAAGGTATGTGTATGGATTCCCCCAAAAGACTGAGTGATTTCTCCTGTAACTCTGCCATGCTCTGCGATGTTTGGTAAATTGATGTAGCAAACGAAACCAATATATACGACAAATTCTTTGAGAATCAAAAGATGCAGCAGTTACATATCGCAACAATCTCTTATGCGCAATCTTATTGTAATGCCTCCGGATTTATCAGAACAATGGAATGGTaaggaagaaatgaagaGCCAAAGGTATTCAACGACGCCGAGTCCATATTGTGTCGATGCAGAAAGCAAGATGAGTAGGGGAAGCCCGGTGACGAGAAAGGAATCACATTGGAGAGTTAACCCTCGGTTGAATAAGTACCGATAGTGCATACTAGATACATCATCTCAACTACAAGACTCTAGATAAATTCAAATCGACTTTCGCCAGTCTTTAACAGTTTTCTGGCATTTTCGCTGCCCACCACACGTTCCAATTTGAGAGCATCAAACCTAGAGTACAATACTCTGCTAGATACTTCCGCTTCGTCGACGTCAACTTCAACCTCTGATTTGTTCTTCGATGCTAAGAATGGGGTGTCCAAGAATTCTGAATAAAACTGAGCATGGTCCGGAAGAGAGTAGAAGACAATGGTCTTCGCGCCTCGGATCTTGTAACGTCGGTAAAAGTGGAAACGTTCGGTAACAATAAGGAAGGctttcttgcccttgaagaagagtgtaCGGGCGCGACTGATTTCGGCGTTGGAGGAATATTCAGAGATGGCAGTGAATGACACCTTGTCGGCTTTTCGGAGGTAGTTGGTAACTCTCACAAAGTCGAAGTACGAGGGGATAACGATCAGTGTGTTTTGTCGGGAGATGGCGGCCCGAAGAAGTGCAGGAATTGTCTGCAACGAACTATCAACACCCAGGATGTAATACAGACAGGGGACACTCACATTTTCGGTAAAGAAtttcaatctcttctcaacctcgTCAACAGCAGCCTCACCATTCATACCCTTGGGACCTTCCAAATCAAAGCGCTCAAACACCTGCCGCACACCAGGCTTGACTCGGTCCATAACTCCACCAAAATCGTTCCTCTCACTTCGAACCTTGCCTTGTAAGTTGTGACAGGACCTGTTGAAGAGCGCACGCGCCTCTACGGTATCATATCGGCTGAGGATAATAGTTTGTCGGAGATACTTGGCTCTGAGAATAGATATCAGTCAGATGAATGCACTCGGCTAAATTTCGGACGTACTGTGATTCGAGATACCAGGGTTTGACTCGCGAAAAGTCACAGCCATGAGGACTCTTAGGGATTTGGTTGATATTGTTAAAGATGAACTACACAAAATTAGGCTTTTGAGTAGTAATTATTTTATCAATGGAATTCACCTGAACATGTTCCCAGTTCTGCATCTGCATCACATCTACGCCGTCCACAATGCAGATTTCCAAACTACTCAGCAAATCTGTGCTGTCTTCCCTTTCAGCTGCCATCTTAAAGCCAAGAGGACTCGAAATGAGAATATCACAGTCAATCAACTTCTCTTCGTTCGCAGGCATCATGATCactctccaagccttcctAGTAATCTTGATGCCGAATCGAAAATTGTCGTCACTGTTTCCGCGGAAGTTCACAAGATGGTCTATGGGGAAGTCGGCGCTGGCAGAAGGATTGGCGAGAGgatcttcctcgtcctcaggcagggagaaagaagagacgaaGGATCGCTGGTTCTCAATTTGAGTACCGGCAGGAgcgagagggaagaggtgggtCTTGATATAGGTAAGAGCAAGCGATCgggtgggaagaaggaacaggACCTTAGGGCGGGTAAAAGATTGGTCTCGAGGAGGCTCGGTCACTAATGTGGAGTTGTCTGATGAGGCAGCGTGAGCCAatttttcgttgtttcGAATGATTCGCCTTCGAGTCCTGTTGTATAATCATTAGCGCCATAATTAACTAAATGGGCCATGTTACATACTTGAGAACATGATTGACAGAGTGGATAACAGCAGCCTTTCTCGTGGCCTCCTTGTGTTGACCAATCAATTGCGTTTCTGAGCCGTCTGCTTCACCGTCGAGCGAATGAAGATAGTAGTCCTTGTATGTGCCCAAATGGGACAAGTACGTCGACAAAAGGGGAATGGTAGTTGAAGAATCCCTGATCGCTGgcaagagagaaggagtaaTCTGAAAGGGCAAGTGTCAACTAACACTACAAAGAGGTAGTGTACTTACTCTTGTCTTCTGATACTCAACAAACCCAAACTCAGATTTCTCAGGAGTCAGTTCCACCACCTTGCCAAATCctttcaagctcttcctctcagaCTTCCATTGGTTGCCTTCAGCCGATGACAGAGCGTCAGAAGTCAAAATTGGAGGAGCTGCACTGAAATGaaggttgaagagatcTGTGTGGCATATCACATTTCCCATTAGCGAAATCTTTAGATAGGACATCTAACCTACCAGAGGTTAtagcttcctcctctctgtCTGATTGCTCGTTATCAACCTCCACGACCTCGACGGCATCGCCGTTTGCGGAATTTTCATTCATTTCAAcggtcttctccttggcttttcccttttctcttttacCATTGCCCTTCAAATATTGGCTACCGCTCGGTCCAACCTCTCCACCCCAGACGACACTCTTCCTGCGTTTCTTGGACTCGCCGTCCTCTGAGTTCTGCTGGGTTGAGGTGCCTTTGAGGGAAGGCGATGAACGGTGGCCGCCCGGCAGGTCGAGTTCTCGAGGCCGCTTGACAGCGCTAACGTTGAGTAGGGTGAGAAGCTTGACTTCCTTGGCAGTGCTCATATCGAGTGTCATTTTGAGGAAATTGCGAAAGTGTAAGGACTTCGCTTGCAGCAAGTAATCCGGCACCTCCTCAGAAATCTGGGAAATCTGAAAGCTGACAGCTTTCCCACGGTTGAAACCGAGCTTTTTTCAACCTCCACTCCGTGCCATACTGGCAGCATCTCAAGAGGGTTTTTGCTTTACGTAAGACCAAGAGTAGACCGGTCTCACACTGCAATTCCAAAATCGTCGTGAGGGCTCATTAAGTGTCCTGATTCATTCTCATTACTAGCTGATACAGCATAAGAAGACATAAAAGGGTATGaccaaaacaaaaacaggAACTAAAACCGAAATTCTATGTTGTTTGATGGTATAACACACGGGTATATTGGAAGCTAACATGAGGGTATTGAAATTGTTAACCTCACAGCAGTAGATGggcatatatatatacttCTGCGATCAAAATATCATGAAGTGGGATAAAGAGTGGGATAAAAAGAAAGATAGTAAAAGATAAAAAAAGGTTTTCAGACAGCGGCGACGAAATAGTTGTAATTATAGTCAGTGGGATTACTGTATTGGAGAGTGAGCGATCATCCCCAGTATTTTTAATCATGGACTCACAGAGTATAGCTGAAGGATCCACTAGAGTCATAATTCTTCACCGTCGTGCCGCTTCTCACAATTTTGCCGGTAATGCTACCAGCAGCGCTTGCAATACCAATTTTACTGACACCTGCTGGTAAGTACCAGGAACCAGTGTTGCTACCGCTGGTAATGGTTACCGTAGCGGCCGCCTTGAGGGCAACCCAGACGTAGAGAATATCGTCGGTGTTGTTCCAATAGGAAGGGCGAGCGCAGGTTGGAGCCGTGGGATTTGCGGCCTTTGGGTGAGGGCGAGTCCAGAAGATCATTTGGTCACTGGCAGAGGGGTAAGAACCGGTCTTGAAAGCGGGTGCGTAATAAGCAATGAGGCTGAGCCATGCGGTGTGGGGCATGCCGTTGGTCCATCCCTGAGAGTTGGGCTGATCTGCTCGGATAGGACCAATGTAATGACTCTCTCCATAATCTGATCAAATTCCATCAGTATGTTATGCTCATAGGGGGATTTGCTTATACTCACCGTTCCAAGAGATGATCTCCGCCATGTCAAAGGAATTCCTCATAGAGATGATCtgctccatcctccttgccAAGAGCCAGTCGTCTGACCTGTAAATCCAGTCCTTATTGTAAGTTGAAGGGGAATAGTAAGTGAAGAAGCACGGGGCCACAGGGGCCATGTAACCCTTGCTGCCCAGCGCTGACATATATGAAGTGTCAGAAGAGGTGCTAAGCGCAGTGCTGCCTGTAGGCCAGCCACCATTCCAGTTGAATTCGCCGTCCATCCAGGAGTTGCTGGAGAACGTTGAGATATCGGAGAAAATAGAAGGGAGGAAATAGATCGAAATACCTTTGGCCGTTAAAAGGGAGCGGAAGTATGTCCACCCAGCCGAGACAGACCCTTGGCCGAAAGTACAGGATTCACCGGAGAATGTCGAGACGAGAACTTTACCGTTATATGTGACTTGAGCAGAGTGGGTGGAGTAGGTCGCGATGCTGGCTACGTGAGTGGCTGCGTCAGACGCTGTAGAACAACtcaaagaagagacatCGAGCGACAAGAAAAGCTTGAAAGACCCTTGTGCCTTGGCAGCAGCGTAAGCATCGGCAATACGGGCAGGCTGCCATGTATCAATACCGTAGTTAAGGGCAAAACCGTCGAtaccagcagcagaggcAAGAGAGATGTCGTCGGCCCAAGTGGATTGTTTGTAAGAATAGGTGTTGCCGACCATATGGTGGGCGTAGAGGGCCTTAGTGCTTGAAGCCTTCGGGACCGCTGCCACACCGACAGTGCTGGTGACCGCAGCGTTAGCAGAAACGGTTACGCTGGTGCTGGCAGCAGTAGTGGATGAAGTTGTGGATGTCATGGTTGTTGAGCCGCCGAGAGAATACACACCGAGCCTAGTGTCACCACCGCATTTCTGAGAGCTGTCACCCTTGCAAGCGAATTGACATTGACTATTATCGGCGACCTTTGAAGAGTCCAGGATGTTACCACAGTAGCACTACGAAGAAGATAAGTAATCAATCGGAAATTAATGTCAATGCTCACCTCATCATAGTATTCAGTTCCAGCATAAGTATAGCCAAGACCCGAGCAATAACTATTGCAGACAGAAGGTGTCATAGAGCTACTAATCTTCTTGCTGCCGTTCAACGTACGGTTGTCGCCGTTATCCTTGTAGCATCCAACGTAGGTAACAGAAACAGAAGTGCTggcagcggcagcagaAGTTGAGGTGGTCGAGGAGGTCGTGGTTGTTGAGCCGCCGAGAGAATACACACCGAGCCTGGTGTCACCACCGCATTTCTGAGAGCTGTCACCCTTGCAAGCGAATTGACATTGACTATTATCGGCGACCTTTGAAGAGTCCAGGATGTTACCACAGTAGCACTACGAAGAAGATAAGTAATCAATCGGAAATTAATGTCAATGCTCACCTCATCATAGTATTCAGTTCCAGCATAAGTATAGCCAAGACCCGAGCAATAACTATTGCAGACAGAAGGTGTCATAGAGCTACTAATCTTCTTGTTGCCGTTCAACGTACGGTTGTCGCCGTTATCCTTGTAGCAGCCAACGTAGGTAGCTGAAGTCGACGTCGAGCCACCCTTATAATAGACGCCAAGTCTGGTGTCACCACCGCAAGCCTGGGAGCTATCACCCTTGCAAGCGAATTGACATCTGGTGTCGACATCGAGCTTTGTCGAGTCAATGCTATTACCGCAGTAACACTAGGCACACCACGTTAGACATGTTCCTCACTGACAGTCGCGATCGAGAGGTTACTCACTTCATCGTAATACTCAAGGCCAGCGTA harbors:
- a CDS encoding U3 small nucleolar RNA-associated protein 25; its protein translation is MTLDMSTAKEVKLLTLLNVSAVKRPRELDLPGGHRSSPSLKGTSTQQNSEDGESKKRRKSVVWGGEVGPSGSQYLKGNGKREKGKAKEKTVEMNENSANGDAVEVVEVDNEQSDREEEAITSDLFNLHFSAAPPILTSDALSSAEGNQWKSERKSLKGFGKVVELTPEKSEFGFVEYQKTRITPSLLPAIRDSSTTIPLLSTYLSHLGTYKDYYLHSLDGEADGSETQLIGQHKEATRKAAVIHSVNHVLKTRRRIIRNNEKLAHAASSDNSTLVTEPPRDQSFTRPKVLFLLPTRSLALTYIKTHLFPLAPAGTQIENQRSFVSSFSLPEDEEDPLANPSASADFPIDHLVNFRGNSDDNFRFGIKITRKAWRVIMMPANEEKLIDCDILISSPLGFKMAAEREDSTDLLSSLEICIVDGVDVMQMQNWEHVQFIFNNINQIPKSPHGCDFSRVKPWYLESQAKYLRQTIILSRYDTVEARALFNRSCHNLQGKVRSERNDFGGVMDRVKPGVRQVFERFDLEGPKGMNGEAAVDEVEKRLKFFTENTIPALLRAAISRQNTLIVIPSYFDFVRVTNYLRKADKVSFTAISEYSSNAEISRARTLFFKGKKAFLIVTERFHFYRRYKIRGAKTIVFYSLPDHAQFYSEFLDTPFLASKNKSEVEVDVDEAEVSSRVLYSRFDALKLERVVGSENARKLLKTGESRFEFI
- a CDS encoding glucan endo-1,3-alpha-glucosidase agn1, whose translation is MYSQLFVLALAAMASVEAHPSLGRQSKYHHRSLIEKRATPATTVSGWSYIGCYKDNGNDRTLSASKKIASTMTPSACVAYCSDLGYSYAGLEYYDECYCGNSIDSTKLDVDTRCQFACKGDSSQACGGDTRLGVYYKGGSTSTSATYVGCYKDNGDNRTLNGNKKISSSMTPSVCNSYCSGLGYTYAGTEYYDECYCGNILDSSKVADNSQCQFACKGDSSQKCGGDTRLGVYSLGGSTTTTSSTTSTSAAAASTSVSVTYVGCYKDNGDNRTLNGSKKISSSMTPSVCNSYCSGLGYTYAGTEYYDECYCGNILDSSKVADNSQCQFACKGDSSQKCGGDTRLGVYSLGGSTTMTSTTSSTTAASTSVTVSANAAVTSTVGVAAVPKASSTKALYAHHMVGNTYSYKQSTWADDISLASAAGIDGFALNYGIDTWQPARIADAYAAAKAQGSFKLFLSLDVSSLSCSTASDAATHVASIATYSTHSAQVTYNGKVLVSTFSGESCTFGQGSVSAGWTYFRSLLTAKGISIYFLPSIFSDISTFSSNSWMDGEFNWNGGWPTGSTALSTSSDTSYMSALGSKGYMAPVAPCFFTYYSPSTYNKDWIYRSDDWLLARRMEQIISMRNSFDMAEIISWNDYGESHYIGPIRADQPNSQGWTNGMPHTAWLSLIAYYAPAFKTGSYPSASDQMIFWTRPHPKAANPTAPTCARPSYWNNTDDILYVWVALKAAATVTITSGSNTGSWYLPAGVSKIGIASAAGSITGKIVRSGTTVKNYDSSGSFSYTLNPTDYNYNYFVAAV